DNA from Hwangdonia lutea:
AAAAAGCTTGTAAAAAACTCCAGTGTTTATGGTGTAATTTCCTTATTGCAAAAAGGAACAAACTTCCTGTTAATTCCTGTTTTAACACTATATTTGACTACCGATGATTATGGCATAGTAACTGTAGTTATAACAATAAACACATTCTTGAATGTTTTTTACTTAATGGCTTTACACGGTAGCCTTAATAGATTTTACTACGAGCATAAAACAGATGAAACTTTAATAAAAAAACTATTTGGTACCATAATAACCTTTGTTTTAATAAATAGCATCGTTCTAACTATTGTAATTTATTTAGGCAGGAACTTTTTTTTAAAGCCTTTTTTAGACGAAATAAATTTCTATCCATATATGGCTCTGGGGTTGATCTCTGTTCTTTTTAACCCCTGTTATACTATTTTTCAGAACTCGCTTCAAGCCAAGCAAAAAGGTAATGCTTTTGGTAAAAACAACATGTTGTTTTTTGTAACAAACCTTACGCTTTTATTAATTGGGGTTATTGTTTTTGATAAAGGTGCAATAGGAGTTCTTGGAGCTCTAGCCATAACAAATGTTATATTTTTTGTTTATTCTTTAATAAGTTTTAGAAAAGAAATAACGTTTGGTATTGATTTAGGAATTTTAAAGAAAGTACTAAAATATTCTTTCCCAATAATACCCCATACTGTTTCTGGTGTAGCTACAAACCTTATTGATAGAATATTAATAAATAAACTTTTATCAACGGCTTCTGCTGGAATATACAGTATTGGAAATAATTTTGGAAGTATTGTTTTTTTGTTAGCATCAGCAATAAATCAAGCTTTTGTACCATGGTTTAACCAAGCTGTAAAAGAAAATAAAACACAAGCAATACCCATCATATCAAAAGCATTAGTTCTCTTTTATTGTTTTATAGCATTAGCATTATCTTTTTTTGGCAAAGAAATTATAAGCATAATAACCCCCGAAATTTACCATAATTCATGGCAGGTAATTCCTTTTATATCCTTTGCTTTTGTTTATCATGGCGTTTACTATTTTTTTGCAGGTTCTTTATTTTACGATATACAAGGTAGGG
Protein-coding regions in this window:
- a CDS encoding lipopolysaccharide biosynthesis protein — its product is MEIKKLVKNSSVYGVISLLQKGTNFLLIPVLTLYLTTDDYGIVTVVITINTFLNVFYLMALHGSLNRFYYEHKTDETLIKKLFGTIITFVLINSIVLTIVIYLGRNFFLKPFLDEINFYPYMALGLISVLFNPCYTIFQNSLQAKQKGNAFGKNNMLFFVTNLTLLLIGVIVFDKGAIGVLGALAITNVIFFVYSLISFRKEITFGIDLGILKKVLKYSFPIIPHTVSGVATNLIDRILINKLLSTASAGIYSIGNNFGSIVFLLASAINQAFVPWFNQAVKENKTQAIPIISKALVLFYCFIALALSFFGKEIISIITPEIYHNSWQVIPFISFAFVYHGVYYFFAGSLFYDIQGRGNRIIPISTISAAVINILLNIYLIPLYGINGAAISTLITKVVLVISLKFFYRKYLKLKYPELFLICTPLIFFSVSLLSFFNPFNLVIKLFIYLFILLIIVLSTKNKTKNLLKEFKR